The nucleotide window AACTCGCCAGCATTGTGCAGCACAATGGTAAAGTATCGCAATCCCAGTGCGTTGGCTGGCGCAGGTGGAATACCAGTTCCTTTCCAGGTGTTAAACGCAATGACATGGGGCTGTTGATCATCCAAACCGACCTCCCCCATACGAAAGCTTGGAACTACCGGCCCCTTTTGGAAACCCAGCACATCGTGATAGAAATTCATCGAGGCTTCAAGGTCCGAGACATACAAATGCATATGCCCGATCCGTGTGCCTTCAGGCAACGATAGATCGAGGCGTTCTCCTTCGTCTAACTCGCGAAAGAGCGCTTCAACATCCAGAGGGTCGCGCCCACTACCGGTCCTGCCATCGGTGTAACGCACTA belongs to Candidatus Obscuribacterales bacterium and includes:
- a CDS encoding VOC family protein is translated as VRYTDGRTGSGRDPLDVEALFRELDEGERLDLSLPEGTRIGHMHLYVSDLEASMNFYHDVLGFQKGPVVPSFRMGEVGLDDQQPHVIAFNTWKGTGIPPAPANALGLRYFTIVLHNAGELQRVVDHIQAAGLPTEQTSEGIYVHDPSQIRLVLTERMPSIK